In one Chitinophaga sancti genomic region, the following are encoded:
- a CDS encoding iron chaperone, whose amino-acid sequence MTNPTTVDAYIATFPAEVQTLLQQVRNTIQQAAPDATEAIKYAMPTFVLNGNLVHFAAFKQHIGFYPAPTGIKAFEKELSPYKQGKGSIQFPLDQPLPLDLITKIVRYRVKQNTQQ is encoded by the coding sequence ATGACAAACCCCACTACTGTAGATGCATACATTGCTACGTTCCCGGCAGAGGTACAAACCCTGCTACAACAGGTAAGAAACACCATACAGCAGGCAGCCCCTGATGCTACAGAGGCCATAAAATATGCTATGCCGACCTTTGTACTAAATGGAAACCTGGTGCATTTTGCGGCGTTTAAGCAGCATATTGGGTTCTATCCGGCCCCTACAGGCATCAAGGCATTTGAAAAGGAATTATCGCCTTATAAACAGGGAAAGGGGTCCATCCAGTTTCCCCTGGATCAACCCCTTCCTCTTGACTTGATTACGAAAATCGTTCGCTATCGTGTTAAACAAAACACCCAGCAATAA
- a CDS encoding IS5 family transposase encodes MIRYTPAKQLTLEGFSTPFSQQLSTTNRWVILAAKIPWDKLADVYYKKMRADFGAPTLSARMVIGAVIIKHILNIDDREVVEQITENIYLQYFVGLSSFQQEAPFDASLMVSIRKRLGIDVMSRLNEIILQEAGLIKANEEKTADTRSEDDQDGNGGKSNNNVLNEHTESVKGKSSDGLSGTVMLDATVSEQQIEYPTDIKLLNEGRRQLERMIERGCQVAELVMPRMYRRIARKQYLNIAKKKNKSKRDIRRGIRQQLQYVKRDLKYINWLIESEANFKGVLKMKDWRLIRVIQEMYRQQAEMYKNREHKISDRIVSIYQPHVRPIPRGKDRVSTEFGSKQLVMLKDGYTHIEKLSWDNYNEGSLLTESLETYKRLFGCYPERVLGDQLFGTRENRRFMSGKGIRYVGKPLGRPSSNSKEQKRLLQKEMPERNAIEGKFGQGKNAYGLGKIKARLKDTAESWVMSIYFVMNLLKLAAGSLLSVLQIYYWLITEGYLTTMGNRSDTQFISRYLRH; translated from the coding sequence ATGATACGTTACACTCCTGCAAAACAGTTAACCTTAGAAGGATTTTCAACTCCTTTTTCGCAGCAATTATCCACTACAAACCGATGGGTTATACTAGCTGCAAAGATTCCGTGGGACAAACTGGCGGACGTGTATTATAAAAAAATGCGGGCAGATTTCGGTGCTCCAACATTGAGTGCCCGGATGGTAATAGGTGCAGTGATCATCAAACATATACTTAACATAGATGATCGGGAGGTGGTAGAGCAGATCACGGAAAATATATATCTGCAATATTTTGTAGGCTTAAGCAGTTTTCAACAGGAGGCTCCCTTTGATGCATCATTGATGGTCAGTATTAGAAAAAGATTAGGCATAGATGTGATGTCCAGATTGAATGAGATTATTTTGCAGGAAGCCGGACTAATCAAAGCGAATGAAGAGAAAACAGCGGATACCCGCAGTGAGGATGATCAGGATGGGAATGGTGGAAAGAGTAATAACAATGTCTTGAATGAGCATACAGAGAGCGTAAAAGGAAAGTCATCTGATGGGCTATCAGGAACAGTCATGTTAGATGCGACAGTGTCAGAGCAACAGATCGAATATCCAACAGATATCAAATTATTAAATGAGGGTCGCCGTCAATTGGAAAGGATGATAGAGCGGGGATGTCAGGTAGCAGAACTGGTGATGCCGCGCATGTATCGGAGAATAGCGAGGAAGCAATATTTGAACATTGCCAAAAAAAAGAACAAAAGCAAACGAGATATACGCAGAGGTATCCGACAGCAATTACAATATGTTAAACGAGATTTAAAGTACATCAACTGGCTGATAGAATCAGAAGCTAATTTCAAGGGGGTGCTGAAAATGAAAGACTGGAGGTTAATACGGGTGATCCAGGAAATGTATCGTCAGCAGGCAGAGATGTATAAGAATAGAGAGCATAAAATATCGGATCGGATTGTAAGTATCTATCAACCGCATGTACGTCCAATACCGAGAGGTAAAGACCGTGTATCAACTGAGTTTGGCAGCAAACAACTGGTGATGTTGAAAGATGGCTACACCCATATAGAAAAACTGAGCTGGGATAATTACAATGAAGGTTCATTGTTGACCGAAAGCCTTGAAACATATAAACGCTTGTTTGGGTGCTATCCAGAGCGTGTATTGGGAGATCAGTTGTTCGGCACACGTGAAAACAGACGATTCATGAGTGGAAAAGGGATCCGTTATGTGGGCAAGCCATTGGGTCGGCCCTCATCAAATAGTAAGGAGCAAAAGCGACTATTGCAAAAGGAGATGCCGGAACGAAATGCGATCGAAGGGAAGTTTGGACAGGGGAAAAATGCATATGGACTGGGCAAAATCAAGGCCCGCCTCAAGGATACAGCTGAGAGTTGGGTGATGTCTATATACTTTGTTATGAATCTGCTTAAACTGGCAGCTGGTTCTTTGTTGTCAGTACTGCAGATCTATTACTGGCTGATAACAGAGGGCTATTTGACCACAATGGGGAATAGATCCGATACACAATTTATATCCCGGTATCTGAGACATTAA
- a CDS encoding IS630 family transposase (programmed frameshift), whose protein sequence is MIRYTVKLTKSEVEELHSIINKGSHTSQTFRMAYILLNCDDGKYSEKVTNEQISKVLKVGMRTIDRVKKKFIEEGFEGVLERRPSNRIYESKVDGDIEAKLVTLCCSEPPKGFARWSLRLLADKMVELKYVEKISHVTVRKGLKKNELKPWKSKGWVIPPHCNSEFVAKMENVLDVYKRPYNADYPVICMDESPKQLVDEVRQSVAMKPGQERRVDYEYVRHGMVNIFIANEPLKGKRFVEVTAFKARKDWAMFIKEIADKKYPKAKKITLVMDNLKTHTGAAFYETFEPKEAKRLCDRFEFIYTPKHGSWLNMAEIELHVLNGQCLNRHISTIEKVKEEVTEWQIHRNNKNSQINWQFTNKEARVKLKRLYPSINN, encoded by the exons ATGATACGCTATACCGTTAAATTAACAAAAAGTGAAGTTGAAGAATTACACAGCATAATAAATAAAGGTTCACATACTTCTCAAACCTTTCGTATGGCTTATATTCTATTAAATTGTGATGATGGAAAATACTCGGAAAAAGTGACCAACGAGCAAATAAGTAAAGTTTTGAAAGTTGGGATGCGCACAATAGATCGGGTTAAGAAGAAATTTATAGAAGAAGGCTTTGAAGGGGTATTAGAAAGACGGCCTTCAAATCGTATTTACGAGTCTAAAGTGGATGGAGATATAGAAGCGAAGTTAGTCACATTATGCTGTAGTGAGCCACCTAAGGGATTTGCTAGATGGTCGTTACGGCTCCTGGCAGACAAGATGGTTGAATTAAAGTATGTAGAAAAGATCTCTCATGTAACAGTAAGAAAGG GTCTTAAAAAAAATGAACTTAAGCCCTGGAAATCAAAAGGGTGGGTAATCCCACCGCATTGTAATAGCGAATTTGTGGCAAAGATGGAGAATGTGTTAGATGTATATAAGAGGCCTTATAATGCTGATTATCCTGTTATTTGCATGGACGAGTCGCCAAAACAGTTAGTCGATGAAGTGAGACAATCAGTTGCCATGAAGCCTGGTCAGGAAAGAAGAGTAGATTACGAGTACGTTAGACATGGCATGGTAAATATATTTATAGCAAATGAACCATTGAAAGGGAAGCGTTTTGTGGAGGTAACAGCATTCAAAGCCAGAAAGGATTGGGCAATGTTTATTAAAGAAATCGCAGATAAGAAATATCCCAAAGCGAAAAAGATAACCCTGGTGATGGATAATTTAAAAACGCACACGGGTGCTGCATTTTATGAGACCTTTGAACCCAAAGAAGCAAAAAGGCTGTGTGACAGATTTGAATTCATCTATACCCCAAAACATGGAAGCTGGTTAAATATGGCCGAAATAGAATTGCACGTATTGAATGGACAGTGCCTGAACAGGCATATATCTACAATCGAGAAGGTAAAAGAAGAGGTCACGGAATGGCAAATTCATCGAAACAATAAGAACAGCCAAATAAACTGGCAATTCACAAACAAAGAAGCAAGAGTGAAGTTAAAAAGATTGTATCCGTCAATTAATAATTAA
- a CDS encoding sensor histidine kinase, whose protein sequence is MDTRSLPDDSASFERLRLLAEQKNAALLRSEERYHKMVEEVEDYAILLLDPYGRIMNWNKGAEKIKGYKEAEIIGRNFRIFYRPEDQKRQIPEKLIQQARTAGKAIHEGWRVRKDGTTFWGSVVLTALHDDYNNIIGFSKVTRDLTERKVSEDKIKQYTKELEAQNRDLQQFAYAAAHDMKEPLRKVQFYTSALLEGIGARLPAKEKTYLERTVDAAHRMQGLIEDLLTYTRISGEVPAFENVALTPLVAEVISHHQETIASVHAIIDMAPLPVVPGISFQLRQLFDNLIGNALKYYHTQKTPHIIIRSTSDDNKHIITVQDNGIGFEPQNCEKIFELFERLHGRESYPGTGIGLALCQRIVQNHQGTISASGQVGEGATFTITLPETTME, encoded by the coding sequence ATGGACACAAGATCACTACCAGATGATTCGGCTTCTTTCGAGCGCCTGCGCCTGCTTGCAGAGCAAAAAAACGCAGCTCTCCTACGCAGTGAAGAACGCTACCATAAAATGGTGGAAGAAGTAGAAGATTATGCCATCCTGCTCCTTGATCCATATGGTCGTATCATGAACTGGAATAAAGGTGCTGAAAAGATCAAAGGCTACAAAGAAGCCGAAATCATAGGTCGTAACTTCCGCATTTTTTACCGCCCGGAAGATCAAAAACGGCAAATCCCCGAAAAACTCATTCAACAGGCCCGCACTGCCGGCAAAGCCATTCACGAAGGCTGGCGCGTGCGCAAAGATGGCACCACCTTTTGGGGAAGCGTCGTTCTCACCGCCCTTCATGATGATTACAACAACATCATCGGCTTTTCCAAAGTAACCCGCGATCTCACCGAAAGAAAAGTCTCGGAAGACAAAATAAAACAATACACCAAAGAACTGGAAGCCCAGAACAGAGACCTCCAGCAATTTGCCTACGCCGCCGCCCACGATATGAAAGAACCACTCCGCAAAGTGCAGTTCTACACTTCTGCCTTATTGGAAGGTATCGGCGCCAGGCTGCCGGCCAAAGAAAAGACTTACCTGGAAAGAACCGTGGATGCCGCACATCGTATGCAGGGGCTCATCGAAGACCTGCTCACCTATACAAGAATTTCAGGCGAAGTACCTGCCTTTGAAAATGTCGCACTCACCCCATTGGTAGCAGAAGTGATCTCCCATCACCAGGAAACAATTGCATCCGTCCATGCTATTATCGATATGGCTCCACTCCCGGTAGTGCCCGGTATCAGCTTTCAGCTACGCCAACTGTTCGATAACCTGATCGGCAATGCCCTGAAATATTACCATACCCAAAAAACGCCCCATATTATTATCCGATCCACTTCGGATGATAATAAGCATATAATCACCGTCCAGGATAATGGGATCGGGTTTGAACCGCAAAACTGTGAGAAGATATTTGAGCTGTTTGAACGCCTTCACGGGCGGGAAAGCTATCCGGGTACCGGCATAGGGTTGGCACTCTGCCAGCGTATTGTACAAAACCATCAGGGTACGATCAGTGCCAGCGGGCAGGTAGGAGAAGGTGCTACTTTTACTATCACCCTGCCCGAAACCACAATGGAATAG
- a CDS encoding DUF5686 and carboxypeptidase-like regulatory domain-containing protein, which produces MKCTILSYFLLNAFPLSIVGQTVVSGTVTDAGTKAPLEMVSIVISGKATGTHSDEKGHFTLTDSEPFTQISVYAMGYKTVKLAVVPGKQQVINVKLLQNTYGLNEVVVKSGKKQHYSNKNNPAVDLIREVIAHKSKNRPENYDYAAYHKYERMLLSLSHLSDTFRNRRLFQHYQFLFTEQDSDAIGGRLMLPVYMEEKMSDNYYRRNPYTKKQVILASKQVKYDENLVDNKGWSSTLNFFYQDIDIYQNNIMVMTNQLLSPVASGAPGFYKYFITDTVDNQVVLDFSPRSKTDLLFEGRLYIRLDSTYAISRAELTVDKRINLNFVRRMEANITFDERNQLKESTLKMDFGLSKEKGKGMYGERIVKIDSFFLDKKRPAADYSGPAVEMVADAEKKDTAYWALNRPYALSGPASGVYKNLDSLQRMPSFKRAVNWATFLLIGFKNFGPFEIGPVNTFYSFNAVEGFRPRFGGRTTEQLSKRIYFETYVAYGVKDERFKYFVSATYSLNNKSIYTFPQHYIRASFQHDTKIPGQELQFVQENNVLLSFKRGTSNQMLYNDFFKLEYLHELQNHFSYSFGFKYWDQHPAGGLSFQKLVNEAVMDVPGVKTSEVNMTLRYAPHEQFYQSKLYRTPITDKYPVFTLRYNQGIKGLLKGEYNYQHVALNVTKRFYLSQLGYTDVSAEGAYLFGQVPFPLLDIHRANQTYSFQLQSYNLMNFLEFTSDHYAGINIDHHFNGFFFNKVPLLRRLKWREIVNAKFLWGGLRSENEGQLMLFPSGTYSLNTGPYIEGSVGIGNIFKIVRVDVVRRFTYLDHPEVPSWGVRAMLKFDF; this is translated from the coding sequence ATGAAGTGTACGATCTTATCGTATTTTTTATTGAACGCCTTTCCTCTTTCTATTGTTGGCCAGACGGTGGTGTCAGGAACTGTGACAGATGCCGGAACCAAAGCCCCCCTTGAAATGGTGAGCATTGTGATCAGCGGAAAAGCGACCGGTACACATTCTGACGAAAAAGGTCATTTTACTTTAACGGACAGTGAACCATTTACACAGATCTCCGTGTATGCGATGGGGTATAAAACGGTAAAACTCGCCGTCGTACCTGGTAAGCAGCAGGTGATAAATGTTAAACTTTTGCAAAATACCTATGGCCTCAACGAGGTGGTTGTTAAATCAGGAAAAAAACAGCACTATTCAAATAAGAACAATCCTGCTGTAGACCTGATCAGGGAAGTGATCGCACATAAATCAAAGAACCGCCCGGAAAATTATGACTATGCAGCGTATCATAAATATGAAAGGATGTTACTTTCGCTCAGTCATTTGTCAGATACCTTTCGTAACCGGCGTCTCTTTCAGCATTACCAGTTCCTTTTTACAGAGCAGGACTCTGATGCCATTGGTGGCAGGCTGATGCTGCCTGTGTATATGGAAGAGAAAATGTCTGACAATTATTATCGTCGCAATCCTTATACCAAAAAGCAGGTCATCCTTGCCAGCAAGCAGGTGAAGTACGATGAAAACCTGGTGGATAATAAAGGCTGGTCTTCTACGCTCAATTTCTTTTACCAGGATATAGATATTTACCAGAACAATATCATGGTGATGACGAACCAGTTATTAAGTCCTGTGGCCAGTGGTGCACCAGGATTCTATAAGTACTTCATCACTGATACGGTCGATAACCAGGTAGTACTGGATTTCAGCCCAAGGAGCAAGACGGACCTGCTTTTTGAAGGCCGTTTATATATCAGGCTGGACAGCACCTATGCCATATCGCGGGCTGAATTAACGGTGGATAAACGTATTAACCTCAACTTTGTGCGGCGCATGGAAGCGAACATCACATTTGATGAACGGAACCAGCTGAAAGAAAGCACCCTGAAGATGGATTTTGGTCTTAGTAAAGAGAAGGGAAAGGGGATGTATGGAGAGCGCATTGTGAAGATAGACAGTTTCTTCCTGGATAAAAAAAGACCGGCTGCTGATTATAGCGGACCTGCAGTAGAAATGGTGGCAGATGCGGAGAAAAAAGATACAGCCTACTGGGCATTGAACCGGCCCTATGCCTTGTCCGGACCAGCATCGGGTGTGTATAAGAATTTGGATAGCCTGCAGCGGATGCCTTCTTTTAAGCGGGCCGTGAACTGGGCAACATTTTTATTAATAGGGTTTAAAAACTTTGGTCCTTTTGAAATAGGTCCGGTGAATACATTCTACAGTTTTAATGCAGTGGAAGGTTTCAGGCCACGGTTTGGGGGCAGAACTACGGAGCAACTGAGCAAGCGAATTTACTTCGAAACTTATGTGGCCTATGGTGTGAAAGATGAGCGGTTCAAGTATTTTGTAAGTGCTACATATTCTTTGAATAATAAATCTATTTATACTTTCCCTCAGCATTACATCCGGGCCAGTTTTCAGCATGATACAAAGATTCCGGGGCAGGAACTGCAATTTGTACAGGAGAACAATGTGTTATTATCCTTTAAGCGGGGAACCAGTAACCAGATGTTGTACAATGATTTTTTTAAGTTAGAGTACCTGCATGAATTGCAAAATCATTTCTCTTATTCTTTTGGATTTAAATACTGGGATCAACATCCGGCAGGAGGCTTGTCGTTTCAGAAGCTGGTGAATGAAGCGGTGATGGATGTACCGGGAGTAAAGACAAGTGAAGTGAATATGACGCTGCGCTATGCGCCACATGAACAGTTTTATCAGAGTAAGTTGTATCGCACACCGATCACAGATAAGTATCCGGTATTTACTTTAAGATATAACCAGGGCATAAAAGGATTGCTGAAGGGGGAATACAATTACCAGCATGTGGCATTGAATGTTACGAAACGCTTTTATTTGTCACAACTGGGGTATACAGATGTGAGTGCAGAGGGCGCTTATTTATTCGGGCAGGTGCCTTTTCCTTTGCTGGATATTCACCGGGCAAACCAAACCTATTCATTTCAGTTGCAGTCTTACAACCTGATGAACTTTTTGGAATTCACAAGTGATCATTATGCGGGGATAAACATTGATCATCACTTCAATGGGTTTTTCTTTAACAAGGTACCATTGTTACGCAGGTTGAAATGGCGGGAGATCGTGAATGCGAAATTCCTGTGGGGTGGGCTGCGAAGTGAGAATGAGGGGCAATTGATGCTGTTCCCTTCAGGTACGTATTCGTTAAACACAGGGCCATATATAGAGGGAAGTGTGGGCATTGGGAACATCTTTAAAATAGTGCGGGTCGATGTGGTAAGGCGGTTCACTTACCTGGATCATCCGGAGGTGCCATCATGGGGAGTAAGAGCGATGTTGAAGTTTGATTTCTAA
- a CDS encoding BamA/TamA family outer membrane protein produces MKGLFLFFLAGYGAPAYSQAPAAAADTLKGDSSHVPVERLETQFDFTDLVRDIFHVHKDPNKKPSGIIVVPNVASNPSIGSQIGIKAVAGRKLGNDPNTLLSVGATSASITTKGIIYFYISHNIYTPGNKWNFQGNLVAAKTVTPDYGLGIGIDPAGNATDKQLANPVRKARGLHAQFYNFREKVYKEVVPHLFLGAGVSFDIRRKLTETDTSGYTPYDIYSDRHGFHRDNYMANGLLFNVQYTTRDNQNRAYKGMYIDAGFRLNQTWLASTRNALQFTSDVRKYVSLSHRNPEHVVAFWNWGSYLIAGNIPYLELPGTGKDPSFRSGRGYTVGYFKGTQFNYSEIEYRFPILRNKFLSGVAFFHMQTANDASGTKLFQVWQPGGGAGLRVLFNKLTRTNLCLDYAWGKFGARGFFLGLNEAF; encoded by the coding sequence TTGAAGGGCCTGTTTCTGTTCTTTTTGGCGGGATACGGTGCACCAGCCTATAGTCAGGCACCGGCAGCGGCTGCTGATACGCTGAAGGGCGATTCTTCTCATGTGCCTGTAGAGAGATTAGAGACGCAGTTCGATTTTACCGATCTGGTCAGGGATATCTTTCATGTACATAAGGATCCGAACAAAAAGCCATCTGGTATCATCGTGGTGCCGAATGTGGCATCCAATCCCAGTATTGGTTCTCAGATAGGTATTAAGGCGGTGGCTGGCCGGAAGCTGGGCAATGATCCGAATACCTTATTATCGGTAGGGGCTACTTCGGCATCGATCACGACGAAAGGGATCATTTATTTCTACATCAGTCATAATATCTACACACCGGGGAATAAATGGAATTTCCAGGGGAACCTGGTAGCGGCCAAAACCGTGACGCCGGATTATGGATTAGGGATAGGGATTGATCCTGCAGGGAATGCTACCGATAAGCAACTGGCCAATCCTGTCAGGAAGGCCCGGGGCTTGCATGCACAGTTTTATAATTTCAGGGAAAAAGTGTATAAAGAAGTGGTACCGCATTTATTTTTAGGGGCTGGGGTATCGTTTGATATCAGGCGAAAACTAACGGAAACGGATACGTCGGGGTATACACCTTATGATATTTATAGTGACAGGCATGGGTTTCACCGGGATAACTATATGGCGAATGGCTTGCTGTTCAATGTGCAGTATACGACCCGCGATAACCAGAACAGGGCGTATAAGGGTATGTATATAGATGCAGGGTTCAGGTTGAACCAGACCTGGCTGGCGAGTACGCGGAATGCCCTGCAGTTTACATCTGATGTGAGGAAGTATGTGAGTTTATCGCACCGGAACCCGGAGCATGTGGTCGCTTTCTGGAATTGGGGATCGTACCTGATAGCGGGGAATATTCCTTACCTGGAATTGCCGGGTACGGGCAAGGATCCTTCGTTCAGGAGTGGGAGAGGGTATACGGTTGGGTATTTTAAAGGCACGCAGTTTAATTATTCGGAGATAGAATACCGGTTTCCGATCCTGAGGAATAAGTTTTTGAGTGGGGTGGCGTTTTTTCATATGCAGACGGCGAATGATGCATCGGGAACGAAGTTATTCCAGGTGTGGCAGCCGGGTGGTGGAGCCGGTTTGAGGGTGTTGTTTAATAAGCTGACCCGGACGAATTTATGCCTGGATTATGCCTGGGGTAAGTTTGGGGCGAGGGGCTTCTTTTTGGGGTTAAATGAAGCTTTTTAA
- a CDS encoding response regulator — MQFKFLLADDDRDDQEILMEAILQDHPDTQIHTVFNGQKVLDYLAERTPAEWPSLIILDYKMPVMNATEVLERMQHINIPKVVWSTSNQPEHMQTCRQLGTVKYFIKPNNRAELKAMVQELFRICGER, encoded by the coding sequence ATGCAATTTAAATTTCTGTTGGCGGACGATGACCGGGATGATCAGGAAATACTGATGGAAGCTATATTACAGGATCATCCTGATACACAGATACATACAGTTTTTAATGGGCAGAAGGTATTGGATTACCTGGCTGAGCGGACTCCTGCTGAGTGGCCGTCATTGATCATATTGGATTATAAAATGCCGGTGATGAATGCAACGGAGGTATTGGAAAGGATGCAGCATATAAACATACCGAAGGTGGTATGGAGTACTTCTAATCAGCCGGAGCATATGCAGACCTGCCGGCAATTGGGGACTGTGAAATATTTTATTAAGCCCAATAACAGGGCTGAATTAAAGGCAATGGTGCAGGAATTATTCAGGATCTGCGGGGAGCGGTAG
- a CDS encoding YkgJ family cysteine cluster protein, giving the protein MKLTTTLTEIALAAEEKEAENLAFRSFLQSQDSNDIDGLVQELDALITPQIDCTSCGNCCRNLMINVTEDEVSALATHLNTSNTELKEKYIETGSSNDRMIINTIPCHFLHENRCTIYEHRFAGCREFPALHLPNFNKRLFTTFTHYSNCLIIYNVVEEMKNKLSFHQ; this is encoded by the coding sequence TTGAAACTAACAACCACACTTACAGAAATCGCACTTGCTGCTGAAGAAAAGGAAGCTGAAAATCTCGCATTCCGCTCATTCCTGCAATCACAGGACTCAAATGATATAGATGGGCTTGTACAGGAACTGGATGCCCTCATCACCCCACAAATAGATTGCACCTCCTGCGGCAATTGCTGCCGCAACCTCATGATCAATGTAACGGAAGATGAAGTGAGCGCACTCGCCACTCACCTAAATACATCCAATACCGAACTGAAGGAAAAATATATCGAAACTGGATCCAGCAATGACAGGATGATCATCAACACCATCCCCTGCCATTTCCTGCATGAAAACCGCTGCACCATCTACGAACACCGCTTTGCCGGCTGCCGCGAATTTCCCGCCTTACACCTGCCGAATTTCAATAAACGACTCTTCACCACCTTCACCCACTACAGCAACTGCCTCATCATCTACAACGTAGTGGAAGAAATGAAAAATAAACTATCATTTCACCAGTAA
- a CDS encoding beta-N-acetylhexosaminidase, which translates to MRSMIIILLAMFLHMSSYAQPKIIPEPVSMVVQSGTLPLGNNVIWATDIKNTAALSVAKTQLEADFRKAVSANGGTRISLTLFKKQDNTIGTEGYLLVIDKEGIHISANKENGLFYGLQTVRQLLVAPSVPFLTIRDYPVVGWRGMMLDVARHFFTKAEVMRYIDQIAAYKFNVLHLHLTDDGGWRIEIKSYPKLTEVGAWGVEKYGYYGDFSPAESGAKYNYGGFYTQQDIKDIVQYAKAHFVDVLPEIDIPGHSMAAVVAYPELSGTKEATGYKVYSGEKGFMDWTDHGIVAKYDNTLNPAKQEVYTFIDKVFGEVAGLFPFGYIHVGGDECAKNYWQKDPNVTALMQKEKLKNYEEVQAYFEKKVEAIVIAKGKKLIGWDELLEGGVAPNATIMSWRGEKGGIEAANLKHQVVMTPNNYVYIDYVQGNKYLESKVYESLRMKKVYAFNPVPAGVDAQYVLGGQANLWTEQVYNFSKVEYMTWPRGLAVAECLWSPASKKDWPNFVEKVEQQMRLMDRDTVSYAPSMYEPDVTVQAGLCTFVPEIEGLEMHYSVDNSFPDVKSLVYKQPFALPEDAVMLRVVSYKNGRQVGRIISIPVAELKKS; encoded by the coding sequence ATGCGATCAATGATTATCATTTTGCTGGCCATGTTTTTACACATGAGCAGCTATGCACAGCCAAAGATTATTCCGGAGCCCGTATCTATGGTGGTTCAAAGTGGCACCCTGCCATTGGGGAATAATGTTATCTGGGCGACGGATATTAAAAATACCGCTGCCTTATCAGTTGCTAAAACGCAGCTGGAAGCCGATTTCAGGAAGGCGGTAAGCGCTAATGGGGGTACCCGGATTTCACTTACCCTGTTTAAAAAACAGGATAACACCATTGGTACAGAGGGTTACCTGCTGGTAATCGATAAAGAGGGCATTCATATCTCTGCGAATAAGGAGAATGGGTTGTTCTATGGACTACAGACTGTACGGCAATTGTTGGTAGCGCCATCAGTACCTTTTCTCACTATCAGGGATTACCCTGTGGTAGGCTGGAGGGGTATGATGCTGGATGTAGCGCGGCACTTCTTTACCAAAGCGGAAGTAATGCGGTATATAGATCAGATAGCGGCCTATAAATTTAATGTATTGCACCTGCATCTGACAGATGATGGTGGATGGCGGATTGAAATAAAGAGTTATCCTAAATTGACAGAGGTTGGTGCCTGGGGCGTGGAGAAGTATGGTTACTACGGTGATTTTTCTCCGGCAGAAAGTGGTGCTAAGTATAATTATGGTGGATTTTATACCCAGCAGGATATAAAGGACATTGTACAATATGCAAAGGCGCATTTTGTGGATGTACTGCCTGAGATAGATATTCCGGGTCACTCCATGGCCGCGGTAGTGGCTTATCCGGAATTGTCAGGTACAAAAGAGGCGACGGGTTACAAAGTGTATTCCGGTGAAAAAGGTTTTATGGACTGGACGGATCATGGTATCGTAGCAAAGTATGATAATACCCTTAATCCGGCTAAACAGGAAGTGTACACTTTCATTGATAAGGTATTTGGAGAAGTGGCAGGTTTGTTCCCATTTGGATATATTCATGTAGGTGGTGATGAATGTGCCAAAAACTATTGGCAGAAAGATCCGAATGTCACCGCCCTGATGCAGAAAGAAAAGCTGAAGAACTACGAGGAGGTACAGGCTTATTTTGAAAAGAAAGTAGAAGCGATTGTCATTGCAAAGGGTAAAAAACTGATTGGCTGGGATGAGCTGCTGGAAGGAGGCGTGGCACCGAATGCCACTATTATGAGCTGGAGGGGAGAGAAAGGTGGAATAGAGGCAGCGAATTTAAAACACCAGGTGGTAATGACCCCGAATAACTATGTATACATTGATTATGTGCAGGGTAATAAGTACCTGGAATCAAAGGTGTATGAGTCGCTGCGAATGAAGAAAGTGTATGCCTTTAACCCGGTACCAGCAGGTGTGGATGCACAATATGTATTAGGCGGGCAGGCGAACCTGTGGACGGAGCAGGTCTATAATTTCAGCAAGGTGGAATATATGACCTGGCCCCGTGGTCTGGCAGTAGCAGAGTGCCTGTGGAGCCCGGCGTCAAAAAAGGACTGGCCTAACTTTGTGGAAAAGGTAGAGCAGCAAATGCGTTTAATGGACAGGGATACTGTTAGTTACGCACCCAGTATGTATGAGCCGGATGTAACCGTGCAAGCAGGTTTGTGCACCTTTGTTCCGGAAATAGAGGGATTGGAAATGCATTATAGTGTGGATAATTCATTCCCGGATGTAAAGTCATTAGTATACAAACAACCCTTTGCACTGCCGGAAGATGCAGTGATGCTAAGGGTGGTAAGTTATAAGAACGGCAGGCAGGTAGGCCGGATCATTTCTATACCTGTAGCTGAATTGAAAAAGAGTTAA